One region of uncultured Methanolobus sp. genomic DNA includes:
- a CDS encoding DUF5788 family protein — translation MKKNEEISAREREKLLKRLHSGLFWVGEEIPYKIVIDGNEMHLHEIVWEIVNKPRIEISDVESIDRLLEILYTKEKEYEEELEHGHVNSDEANEICEKAAGVRRAIMDLKELTISTKRKAIFKCRHICDDVETCEWDCLAEDLKDKSRTKKS, via the coding sequence ATGAAGAAGAATGAAGAAATTTCCGCCAGAGAAAGGGAGAAACTATTGAAACGTCTTCACAGTGGTCTTTTCTGGGTAGGAGAAGAAATTCCCTACAAGATTGTGATCGATGGAAATGAGATGCATTTACATGAGATAGTATGGGAGATAGTAAACAAGCCCCGCATTGAGATAAGTGATGTGGAAAGCATTGATAGACTTCTGGAGATACTGTACACAAAAGAAAAGGAGTATGAAGAAGAACTTGAACATGGACATGTTAATTCAGATGAGGCAAACGAGATATGTGAAAAGGCTGCAGGTGTTCGCAGAGCTATTATGGATCTAAAAGAACTGACAATATCAACTAAAAGAAAGGCAATTTTCAAGTGCAGACACATTTGTGATGATGTTGAGACCTGCGAATGGGACTGTCTTGCCGAGGATCTGAAGGACAAGTCCCGGACTAAAAAATCCTGA
- a CDS encoding 30S ribosomal protein S17e: protein MGNIRQTNIKRIAIRLAENHGNVFTTDFDTNKHLVTKYTTIESKVIRNRVAGYVTRKMTHRPRE from the coding sequence ATGGGAAATATTAGACAAACCAATATCAAGAGAATCGCAATTCGCTTAGCTGAAAACCACGGTAACGTATTTACAACAGACTTCGACACAAACAAGCACCTTGTGACAAAGTATACAACCATCGAGAGCAAAGTGATCAGAAACCGTGTAGCAGGTTACGTAACAAGAAAGATGACACATAGGCCAAGAGAGTGA
- the hxlA gene encoding 3-hexulose-6-phosphate synthase, translating into MSKVDPNKPIIQVALDLLETDRAIQIAKESLEGGADWLEAGTPLIKSEGMDVIRKLRDAFPEKTIIADMKIADTGAMEVEMGAKAGADIIVVLASADDSTILESVRAARKYGARIMADLISAKDPVSRSVEVEKLGVDYINVHAGIDQQMEGLDSLSIMKEVVKKVNIPVAIAGGLNAGSCAEAVTAGANIVIVGGNIVRSSDVTASARAIRESVDLPTTVQVTRLSRDDEIRAILETVSTSNISDAMHRKGAMQDIIPMMEGKKMIGTAVTVQTFKGDWAKAVEAIDEAKEGDVIVIYNGSRHVAPWGGLATLSCLNKGVAGVVIDGAVRDIDEVRKIGLPVFATCNVPNAGEPKGFGEINSEIVCGNQTVNPGDYIVGDDNGVVVIPKERAYEIARRAKEVEKTEQRLFEEIRRGATLSEVMNLKKWEKH; encoded by the coding sequence ATGTCCAAAGTTGATCCTAATAAACCAATTATTCAGGTTGCTCTTGATCTCCTGGAAACCGACAGGGCAATACAGATAGCAAAAGAATCTCTTGAAGGCGGTGCAGACTGGCTTGAGGCCGGAACCCCTCTCATTAAAAGTGAGGGCATGGACGTCATCAGAAAACTAAGGGACGCCTTCCCTGAGAAAACAATCATTGCCGACATGAAAATAGCTGATACCGGTGCCATGGAAGTAGAAATGGGAGCAAAGGCCGGTGCTGATATCATAGTCGTGCTTGCAAGTGCAGATGATTCCACGATACTTGAGTCAGTGCGCGCAGCCAGAAAATACGGTGCAAGGATAATGGCTGATCTGATATCTGCAAAAGACCCTGTTTCCCGCAGCGTGGAAGTGGAAAAGCTGGGCGTGGATTATATCAACGTACACGCAGGGATCGATCAGCAGATGGAGGGTCTGGACTCTCTTTCCATCATGAAGGAAGTTGTCAAAAAGGTCAACATCCCGGTTGCAATTGCAGGCGGCCTGAATGCCGGTTCATGTGCTGAGGCCGTAACTGCTGGTGCCAATATTGTCATTGTCGGAGGAAATATTGTCCGTTCATCCGATGTTACTGCTTCTGCAAGAGCCATCAGGGAAAGCGTAGATTTACCCACAACAGTACAGGTTACCAGACTTTCACGAGATGATGAGATAAGAGCAATACTTGAAACAGTTTCCACTTCTAATATCTCCGATGCCATGCACAGAAAAGGTGCCATGCAGGATATCATCCCGATGATGGAAGGTAAAAAGATGATTGGTACTGCGGTAACTGTCCAGACCTTCAAGGGAGACTGGGCAAAAGCGGTTGAGGCAATCGATGAGGCAAAAGAAGGAGATGTGATTGTCATCTATAATGGAAGCAGGCATGTTGCTCCCTGGGGCGGTCTTGCAACACTTAGCTGTCTTAACAAAGGAGTTGCTGGCGTTGTCATCGATGGTGCTGTGAGAGACATCGATGAAGTTCGCAAGATCGGATTACCTGTTTTTGCCACCTGTAATGTGCCAAACGCAGGAGAACCCAAAGGGTTCGGTGAAATAAATTCTGAAATTGTTTGCGGCAATCAGACTGTAAATCCTGGTGATTATATTGTAGGTGATGACAACGGAGTCGTTGTTATTCCAAAAGAGCGCGCCTATGAAATTGCAAGACGCGCTAAAGAGGTTGAAAAGACCGAACAGCGTCTCTTTGAAGAAATTCGCAGAGGTGCGACATTATCTGAAGTCATGAATCTTAAAAAATGGGAGAAACACTGA
- the pyrI gene encoding aspartate carbamoyltransferase regulatory subunit has translation MTDIETELRVSRIENGTVIDHITAGKALNVLKILGLPDSSKGVVSVVINSKGRYGKKDVVKVENRELNVEEVDKIALISPNATINIIRDFNVSSKYKVHIPSFVEGVVSCINPNCISNSNEPITSKFAVDTEKIFLKLRCYYCGRVISEDIAEHLL, from the coding sequence ATGACCGATATTGAGACAGAACTCAGAGTTAGCAGGATAGAGAATGGTACTGTTATTGACCATATCACTGCGGGCAAGGCTCTGAATGTATTAAAGATCCTTGGACTTCCTGATTCATCAAAAGGAGTTGTGAGTGTTGTGATAAACTCCAAAGGACGATATGGGAAAAAAGATGTGGTTAAAGTCGAAAATCGTGAACTCAATGTAGAAGAGGTAGACAAAATAGCACTTATATCCCCTAATGCAACTATCAATATCATACGTGATTTCAATGTTTCCAGCAAGTACAAGGTCCACATACCCTCTTTTGTGGAGGGAGTTGTGAGTTGCATAAATCCTAACTGCATCTCTAACAGCAATGAACCCATCACATCAAAATTTGCTGTTGATACCGAAAAAATATTCCTTAAACTCAGATGCTACTATTGTGGAAGAGTGATCTCTGAAGATATTGCAGAGCATTTGCTGTGA
- the dapA gene encoding 4-hydroxy-tetrahydrodipicolinate synthase: MFEGVMPALVTPFTNDNTIDAESFRNIVKFVEDGGVSGVVACGTTGESATLSTAEHKELINLCIDCANVPVIAGTGSNNTVEAIELTKHAADVGADGALIISPYYTRPNNAGLIAHFKKVAESADIPIILYNVPSRTGQDMPLDVIVELSKVENIVAVKEASGNLGKLSQIIEETTGEDFTVLSGEDGLSYPIFALGGAGVISVVANIVPEKMVKLYEAVNAGDLKTARQLHFEMAPLIRALFTETNPIPVKRAVELIGLSSGNIRLPLAPLSEENSVTLENALRNLGCIA, translated from the coding sequence ATGTTCGAAGGAGTTATGCCTGCTCTTGTAACGCCATTTACAAATGACAATACCATTGATGCGGAAAGTTTCAGAAATATTGTTAAGTTTGTGGAAGATGGTGGCGTTTCCGGAGTCGTTGCCTGTGGTACGACCGGTGAATCTGCAACACTATCAACTGCAGAGCATAAAGAACTGATTAACCTTTGTATCGATTGTGCGAACGTTCCTGTTATAGCGGGCACTGGTTCGAACAACACAGTTGAAGCAATCGAACTTACTAAGCACGCAGCAGACGTGGGAGCGGATGGCGCTCTTATAATATCTCCCTATTATACCCGGCCCAATAATGCAGGGCTTATTGCTCATTTTAAGAAAGTGGCAGAATCTGCCGACATCCCTATCATATTATATAATGTTCCTTCCCGTACAGGACAGGACATGCCTCTGGATGTCATAGTCGAACTTTCAAAGGTAGAAAATATTGTTGCTGTAAAAGAAGCCAGTGGAAATCTTGGCAAGCTTTCACAGATAATCGAAGAAACAACTGGCGAGGATTTCACTGTTCTTTCCGGTGAGGACGGACTTAGTTATCCTATATTTGCTCTGGGCGGCGCCGGTGTAATTTCAGTTGTTGCCAATATCGTTCCTGAAAAGATGGTAAAGCTTTACGAAGCAGTTAATGCCGGTGATCTTAAAACAGCAAGGCAGCTTCACTTTGAGATGGCACCACTCATCCGTGCATTGTTCACAGAAACAAATCCAATTCCTGTGAAGCGTGCAGTTGAACTTATAGGTCTTTCAAGTGGAAATATAAGACTTCCTCTTGCTCCTCTGAGTGAAGAGAACAGCGTTACACTTGAGAATGCTCTTCGCAACCTGGGGTGCATTGCATGA
- the guaA gene encoding glutamine-hydrolyzing GMP synthase, translating to MVKVDKFIPKAIDKIKTQIDGRAIIALSGGVDSSVCAILAHRAIGDKLTPIYIDTGLMRKGETERIKEIFSDMNLEVVDAKDRFLSALAGIDDPEEKRKAVGEAFIRVFEEEAKLLKAEYLIQGTIYPDRIESEGGIKSHHNVGGLPSVMDFKAIVEPIDDLYKDEVREVARALELPHEISERMPFPGPGLSVRIVGEVTEELVEVVREANAIVEEELVEQFHPWQTFAAIVGKGTGVKGDVRVHGWIVAVRAVGSRDGMTAEAMELPWNVLRKIESRITAEIPSVARVLYDLTPKPPATIEFE from the coding sequence ATGGTAAAAGTAGACAAATTCATTCCTAAAGCAATAGACAAGATCAAGACGCAGATCGATGGCAGAGCTATCATAGCACTTTCCGGTGGTGTTGATAGTTCGGTCTGTGCAATACTTGCACACCGTGCCATCGGTGACAAACTTACACCAATTTACATTGACACAGGTCTTATGCGCAAAGGGGAAACCGAGAGAATAAAGGAAATATTCTCCGATATGAACCTTGAAGTTGTTGATGCAAAGGACCGTTTCCTTTCAGCACTTGCAGGCATCGATGATCCTGAAGAGAAGCGCAAGGCAGTTGGTGAGGCATTTATCCGTGTTTTTGAGGAAGAAGCAAAATTACTCAAAGCTGAATATCTCATTCAGGGGACCATCTACCCGGACAGAATTGAATCTGAAGGGGGCATCAAGTCCCACCACAATGTAGGCGGCCTTCCATCAGTTATGGACTTCAAGGCAATTGTAGAGCCTATAGATGACCTTTACAAGGACGAGGTCCGTGAAGTTGCCCGTGCACTTGAACTTCCACACGAGATCTCTGAGAGAATGCCATTCCCTGGTCCCGGACTATCAGTAAGGATCGTTGGTGAGGTAACCGAAGAGCTTGTTGAAGTTGTAAGGGAAGCCAATGCAATTGTTGAGGAAGAACTCGTAGAACAGTTCCACCCATGGCAGACCTTTGCCGCAATTGTCGGTAAGGGAACCGGTGTGAAAGGTGACGTAAGAGTTCACGGCTGGATCGTTGCTGTAAGGGCAGTTGGTTCCAGGGATGGAATGACTGCAGAGGCAATGGAACTTCCATGGAATGTCCTCAGGAAGATAGAATCAAGGATCACCGCAGAGATTCCTTCTGTTGCAAGGGTTCTCTATGATCTTACTCCAAAACCACCTGCAACAATTGAATTCGAGTAA
- a CDS encoding A24 family peptidase C-terminal domain-containing protein has product MIELLKVLVCMPFLLYSCYSDIKTRRVSNDVWFMMFGVGFIFIMYDLMNYGFPYLIRNILSFLFIFAFVYILFQFGAFGGADAKILMVISLIVPTFPIIELGSTILPIRGVPPIDIFAFSVFGNSVILTVIVPLGLFLYNLMKNPSESLKRPFYMFIGYIAPISKLEKGHFRMIDSYEETKDGVKFRFSRSGTEISSDVIKELKAYQKEGRVKDGVWITPGLPFMVPITAGFITAVVYGDLIFQLTMQFMMM; this is encoded by the coding sequence ATGATCGAATTGTTAAAAGTGCTGGTATGTATGCCTTTTTTGTTATATTCCTGTTATTCGGATATTAAAACCCGGCGTGTTTCCAATGATGTATGGTTTATGATGTTCGGCGTGGGATTCATATTCATCATGTATGACCTGATGAACTATGGTTTCCCGTACCTGATACGCAACATACTGTCATTCCTGTTCATATTCGCTTTTGTGTACATCCTTTTCCAGTTCGGTGCCTTTGGCGGTGCCGATGCTAAGATACTGATGGTCATCTCACTGATAGTCCCAACGTTCCCTATAATAGAGCTGGGTTCAACAATTCTTCCTATTAGGGGTGTTCCACCAATCGATATCTTTGCCTTCAGTGTATTTGGCAATTCGGTGATTCTTACTGTGATCGTTCCACTTGGATTATTCCTGTACAACCTGATGAAAAATCCATCTGAATCTCTGAAACGTCCGTTTTACATGTTCATAGGATACATTGCTCCGATATCAAAACTGGAAAAAGGTCATTTCCGTATGATTGATTCTTATGAGGAAACAAAAGATGGTGTAAAATTCAGGTTTTCAAGGTCAGGTACGGAAATCAGTTCTGATGTTATCAAAGAACTGAAAGCATATCAAAAAGAAGGCAGGGTAAAAGATGGCGTGTGGATTACCCCGGGTTTGCCTTTTATGGTCCCGATTACAGCTGGTTTTATAACTGCTGTTGTCTATGGGGATCTTATATTCCAGCTGACAATGCAATTCATGATGATGTGA
- a CDS encoding archaeosine biosynthesis radical SAM protein RaSEA — MSLNKAVLDIRNRQRVKPSPLDVPAASWTGKDVIESGEIDTITIIFKTSGCWWGKAGGCTMCGYVYDSAQDVPSDDDLMAQLEKAMRKTSDFDRFMVKIFTSGSFLDTKEIPLEVRHRILEELDSNEGIVKVLAETRPEFVTEENVKDCVSVLKNTDFEVAMGLETSSDVIRRQSINKGFTFQNFVDAAVAARENGATVKSYLMLKPLFLSEKEALEDIVRTVRDAAQYTDTFSINLCNVQRGTYVEYLWDRKQYRPPWLWSIVDILQRTKAEFPDMIITSDPVGAGAKRGPHNCRECSHDVADAIRLFSLTQDLSCFEHLSCDCKDLWEQVLELEDHTFGSPVLD; from the coding sequence ATGTCACTTAACAAAGCAGTTCTTGATATTCGAAATCGTCAGAGGGTAAAACCCTCCCCTTTAGATGTTCCTGCAGCTTCATGGACTGGAAAGGATGTCATTGAATCCGGTGAAATTGACACAATTACTATTATCTTCAAGACATCCGGGTGCTGGTGGGGGAAGGCTGGCGGCTGTACTATGTGCGGTTATGTTTATGACAGTGCACAGGACGTTCCTTCAGATGATGACCTGATGGCCCAGCTTGAGAAAGCAATGAGGAAGACTTCAGATTTTGACCGTTTTATGGTCAAGATATTCACTTCAGGCAGTTTCCTTGACACAAAGGAAATCCCTCTTGAGGTAAGGCACAGGATACTTGAAGAACTGGACAGCAATGAGGGAATAGTCAAAGTGCTGGCAGAGACTCGCCCGGAGTTTGTGACCGAAGAGAATGTGAAAGACTGTGTTTCAGTTCTTAAGAACACAGACTTTGAGGTTGCAATGGGACTTGAGACAAGTTCTGATGTCATACGCAGGCAATCCATCAACAAAGGCTTTACTTTCCAGAACTTTGTAGATGCCGCAGTTGCAGCCAGGGAAAATGGCGCAACCGTAAAATCTTATCTCATGCTCAAACCTCTTTTCCTTTCAGAGAAAGAGGCACTGGAAGATATTGTCCGGACTGTGCGCGATGCAGCACAGTACACTGACACATTTTCAATCAATCTCTGCAATGTCCAGCGTGGTACTTATGTGGAATATCTATGGGACAGGAAACAATATCGTCCGCCATGGCTCTGGAGCATTGTAGACATTCTTCAGAGGACAAAGGCAGAGTTCCCTGATATGATAATCACATCTGATCCGGTTGGTGCAGGTGCTAAAAGAGGTCCACATAACTGCAGAGAATGCAGTCACGATGTTGCCGATGCGATCAGGTTGTTCTCATTGACGCAGGACTTATCATGCTTTGAGCATCTTTCATGTGATTGTAAAGATCTCTGGGAGCAGGTTCTGGAATTAGAGGACCACACCTTCGGCAGCCCGGTCCTTGATTGA
- the recQ gene encoding DNA helicase RecQ, with protein sequence MHETLRKYFGYSDFRPLQKEIINDVLNDRDTFVLMPTGGGKSLCYQLPALLKDGITVVVSPLISLMKDQVDSLKENGIDAAYLNSTLKPAQSRRIYDELKRGEIKILYLAPERLTLSGTVTLLKSLDVSLFAIDESHCISEWGHDFRPEYRKLSMLKKKFPGIPIIALTATATPKVREDTIKQLGIGNCGIYVASFNRQNLFYRVRAKKDTYNNLLQYLRKKKGESGIIYCQSRRTVDSLTKKLRKDGFNALSYHAGLSDSQRAKNQEMFIKDRADIVVATIAFGMGIDKPNVRFVIHYDLPKNLEGYYQETGRGGRDGLECECVLFFSRGDKYKIEYFIKQKGKKEERDIAIKQLNEMVDYCESNICRRKVLLRYFGEEIPEDNCGKCDVCLQPRIEVDGTAEARLIIKCIQDLNQRFGMTHVVDVLTGSRAKKITDKKHHLLKSYGQGDAHPKNEWQDMAREMVRQDVIKVEGARYPLLKLNKKSMEVLDGKRAVNFTRKVEDAQTDYEPITKDANDDEFEEENKLIVHRGISDDPDKILFDKLKELRISLAQMQDVPPYIIFADTSLRQMAARRPTTKEEMLKITGVGEYKLRKYGDMFLKGIAEYLETLEGSGSSTEKSKVKISVKNEVKTKVSGNKIQKPPLKKEIVLKALDELENDLIKSIKDKLGGTYSDDEIRNVYQSVIKRK encoded by the coding sequence ATGCACGAGACTCTCCGCAAGTACTTCGGTTATTCTGATTTTCGTCCTTTACAAAAGGAAATAATCAATGATGTGCTAAATGACCGTGATACCTTTGTCCTGATGCCTACAGGCGGAGGAAAATCTCTTTGTTACCAGCTTCCTGCACTTCTCAAAGACGGCATCACCGTAGTAGTTTCGCCACTGATATCCCTTATGAAAGATCAGGTTGACAGCCTGAAAGAGAACGGCATTGATGCGGCATACCTCAACAGCACACTCAAACCTGCACAGTCCAGGCGTATTTATGACGAGCTGAAAAGGGGCGAGATCAAAATTCTCTATCTGGCGCCTGAGAGGCTGACACTGTCAGGAACCGTCACACTTCTGAAAAGTCTGGATGTAAGTCTTTTCGCCATTGACGAAAGCCACTGCATATCTGAATGGGGGCATGATTTCAGACCGGAGTACAGAAAACTCAGTATGCTGAAAAAGAAGTTCCCGGGAATACCTATTATTGCCCTCACTGCCACCGCCACTCCAAAAGTAAGGGAAGATACCATAAAACAACTCGGTATTGGAAATTGTGGCATATATGTTGCGAGTTTTAACCGACAGAACCTGTTCTATCGCGTGCGCGCCAAGAAAGATACCTATAACAACCTTTTGCAGTATCTCAGGAAAAAGAAAGGAGAAAGCGGGATCATCTATTGCCAGAGCCGCAGGACCGTGGACAGCCTTACAAAGAAACTTCGGAAGGATGGATTCAATGCGCTCTCATACCATGCAGGACTGAGTGATTCCCAGAGAGCAAAGAATCAGGAAATGTTCATCAAGGACAGAGCTGACATTGTTGTTGCCACCATTGCATTTGGAATGGGTATTGACAAACCCAATGTCCGTTTTGTGATACACTATGACCTGCCCAAAAACCTCGAAGGATACTATCAGGAAACCGGAAGAGGAGGACGAGACGGACTTGAATGTGAGTGTGTGCTCTTTTTCAGTCGCGGTGATAAGTACAAGATAGAGTATTTCATCAAACAGAAGGGAAAAAAGGAAGAAAGAGACATTGCAATCAAGCAGCTCAATGAGATGGTAGACTATTGTGAAAGTAACATTTGTCGTCGAAAAGTGTTGCTTCGGTATTTCGGAGAGGAAATACCGGAAGACAATTGTGGAAAATGTGATGTTTGCCTTCAGCCTCGCATAGAGGTCGATGGAACAGCAGAAGCAAGACTGATTATCAAATGTATCCAGGACCTGAACCAGAGATTTGGTATGACCCATGTTGTTGACGTGCTTACCGGAAGCCGTGCAAAGAAGATAACAGACAAAAAACATCACCTGCTCAAAAGTTACGGGCAAGGCGATGCACATCCCAAGAATGAATGGCAGGATATGGCCCGGGAAATGGTCAGGCAGGACGTTATCAAAGTAGAAGGCGCACGTTATCCGCTTCTTAAACTAAACAAGAAGAGCATGGAAGTCCTTGATGGAAAAAGAGCTGTGAACTTTACCCGAAAAGTTGAGGATGCTCAGACAGATTACGAGCCGATTACAAAAGATGCCAATGATGATGAATTTGAGGAAGAAAACAAGCTGATAGTTCACCGCGGGATCAGCGATGACCCTGACAAGATCCTTTTTGATAAATTAAAAGAGCTCCGCATATCCCTGGCACAGATGCAGGATGTGCCGCCTTACATTATATTTGCTGATACAAGTCTTCGCCAGATGGCTGCCAGAAGACCAACTACAAAAGAAGAAATGCTGAAGATCACAGGTGTTGGCGAGTACAAGCTCAGGAAATATGGAGACATGTTCCTCAAAGGGATTGCAGAATATCTGGAAACACTGGAAGGATCAGGTTCGAGTACTGAAAAAAGCAAAGTCAAAATTTCCGTAAAAAATGAAGTTAAAACAAAAGTTTCCGGAAACAAAATCCAAAAACCACCTCTTAAAAAGGAAATTGTGCTTAAAGCGCTGGATGAACTTGAAAATGATCTTATCAAAAGCATAAAAGATAAACTGGGAGGCACCTATTCAGATGATGAAATAAGGAATGTCTACCAGTCAGTTATCAAAAGGAAATGA
- the dapB gene encoding 4-hydroxy-tetrahydrodipicolinate reductase, with amino-acid sequence MINVGVTGASGRMGKLIIDNILRFDDLKLTSAFDLMNIGKDVGEVAQMGSLGVPISGVDDMESVLKESKTQVLIDFTIANATAVNAPKAASAGVSLVIGTTGLSPEQKKTIEYSIISNNVAGIISPNYSVGVNVFFKILAEASKYLGDMDIEIIEAHHMHKKDAPSGTALGAANVISEALGGKEFVYGREGVAPRGKEIGIHAVRGGDIVGDHTVLFAGDGERIEIKHQAHSRQAFAGGAVKAAAWIGNAGPGLYTMQDILGL; translated from the coding sequence ATGATAAATGTTGGTGTAACAGGTGCTTCAGGAAGAATGGGGAAACTCATTATCGATAATATCCTCAGATTTGATGACCTCAAATTGACATCAGCCTTTGATCTTATGAACATCGGCAAGGATGTCGGTGAGGTAGCTCAGATGGGCTCTCTGGGAGTCCCCATATCTGGCGTTGATGACATGGAATCTGTCCTGAAAGAGTCAAAGACCCAGGTACTGATCGATTTTACAATTGCAAATGCAACTGCTGTAAATGCACCCAAGGCTGCGTCAGCCGGTGTGAGTCTTGTAATTGGAACAACCGGTCTTTCCCCTGAGCAGAAAAAGACAATAGAATACTCAATTATAAGCAACAATGTTGCAGGAATCATATCTCCGAATTATTCGGTTGGAGTAAATGTTTTCTTTAAAATACTTGCAGAAGCTTCCAAATATCTCGGTGATATGGACATAGAGATCATAGAAGCTCACCATATGCATAAGAAAGACGCACCAAGCGGCACAGCACTGGGAGCTGCTAACGTTATCAGTGAAGCTCTTGGTGGCAAGGAATTCGTATATGGCCGTGAAGGTGTTGCACCCCGTGGAAAAGAAATAGGTATCCATGCAGTGCGTGGCGGAGACATAGTTGGAGATCATACTGTTCTTTTTGCAGGTGATGGTGAGAGAATAGAGATAAAACACCAGGCGCATTCAAGACAGGCTTTCGCAGGCGGTGCAGTTAAAGCAGCAGCCTGGATAGGCAATGCAGGACCTGGTCTTTATACCATGCAGGATATTCTGGGACTTTAA
- the pyrB gene encoding aspartate carbamoyltransferase has protein sequence MKFKDQPVISMREFSREMIDHILTAAEKMEPIARGEERSDLLSGRILAVLFFEPSTRTRMSFETAMLRLGGDVLNLGSVDASSIAKGETLADTIRVVDGYVDAIVIRHPKEGAAHLASEFSRVPVLNAGDGAGHHPTQTLLDLYTIKRESHLESLKIALAGDLKYGRTVHSLCYALSLYGAQITLISPKELRMPEEIINDIIARGAKIKEVDSIEEAIGDVDVLYMTRIQKERFPDPAEYHKVANKLKITTETLKDAKPELKVMHPLPRVNEIHNSVDDTPHACYFKQAFYGVPVRMALLGLVLGAIE, from the coding sequence ATGAAATTTAAGGACCAACCTGTCATTTCGATGAGGGAATTCTCCAGAGAGATGATCGACCATATACTTACTGCTGCTGAAAAAATGGAGCCGATCGCACGCGGAGAAGAGAGGTCGGACCTGCTTTCCGGAAGAATTCTTGCAGTGCTTTTTTTCGAACCAAGTACAAGAACCCGGATGTCTTTTGAAACTGCGATGCTCAGACTTGGAGGAGATGTTTTGAACCTGGGGTCTGTTGACGCCAGTTCCATTGCAAAGGGTGAGACCCTTGCAGATACCATCAGAGTTGTTGACGGTTATGTGGATGCCATCGTAATTCGCCATCCGAAAGAAGGTGCGGCGCATCTTGCATCAGAGTTCTCCAGGGTGCCAGTACTTAATGCAGGCGACGGTGCAGGCCATCATCCTACTCAAACCCTGCTTGACCTTTATACTATCAAACGTGAAAGCCACCTTGAAAGCCTGAAAATTGCACTTGCGGGCGATCTCAAGTACGGAAGAACTGTTCACTCATTGTGTTACGCGCTTTCACTTTACGGTGCGCAGATCACCCTGATATCCCCTAAAGAACTGCGTATGCCGGAAGAGATCATCAATGATATTATCGCAAGAGGAGCAAAGATCAAAGAAGTAGATTCGATTGAAGAGGCCATCGGGGATGTTGATGTACTTTATATGACACGCATACAGAAAGAAAGATTCCCTGACCCTGCTGAATACCACAAGGTTGCTAACAAACTGAAGATCACAACTGAAACATTGAAAGATGCTAAACCTGAACTTAAGGTAATGCACCCACTTCCCAGAGTGAATGAAATACATAATAGCGTGGATGATACACCACATGCATGCTACTTTAAACAGGCATTCTATGGGGTTCCTGTGAGAATGGCATTGCTTGGACTTGTGTTGGGAGCGATAGAATGA
- a CDS encoding PEF-CTERM sorting domain-containing protein, with amino-acid sequence MWHIIPSGGTKMRKSLLFVICLLILLASSANAFDNCNNNCDCNCGCDCNGEMICFDDMKCGEDITDQFTGQGATFESSVVAYRMLGSETAYSSEKVTVTFDPEVCCVSMEVNSVYGVQIIAYDKDGNVVDTAQGGIFLCPKIVELSAKGDSSIAYVTLTASSLKDMCNPKSNYISTKCCTYKDWLYIDNLKFCKCQDNEIPEFPGIAIPMMAIMGLALVMQRRKQ; translated from the coding sequence ATGTGGCACATTATACCATCAGGGGGAACAAAAATGAGAAAGAGCCTGTTGTTTGTTATTTGTTTATTGATCCTGCTTGCAAGTAGCGCAAACGCCTTTGACAATTGTAATAATAATTGCGATTGTAACTGTGGATGCGATTGCAACGGGGAAATGATCTGTTTTGATGATATGAAATGCGGAGAGGATATAACAGACCAGTTTACTGGCCAGGGAGCAACATTTGAATCATCTGTGGTTGCCTACAGAATGTTAGGCAGTGAAACTGCTTATTCATCAGAAAAAGTAACAGTAACCTTCGACCCGGAAGTCTGCTGTGTAAGCATGGAAGTAAACAGCGTCTACGGAGTTCAGATTATAGCATATGACAAGGACGGAAACGTAGTTGATACCGCTCAGGGAGGGATATTCTTATGCCCTAAAATTGTTGAGTTATCCGCAAAAGGTGACAGTTCTATCGCATATGTAACGCTCACTGCATCTTCTCTTAAAGATATGTGCAATCCTAAATCAAACTACATCAGCACAAAATGTTGCACATATAAGGATTGGTTGTATATAGACAACCTGAAATTCTGCAAATGCCAGGATAATGAAATTCCTGAATTCCCGGGCATTGCCATTCCAATGATGGCTATAATGGGACTTGCACTTGTAATGCAGCGCAGAAAGCAATAA